In one Brevibacterium sp. CBA3109 genomic region, the following are encoded:
- the ctaD gene encoding cytochrome c oxidase subunit I produces MTATMNQSVLDAPVVPRSKGKIIVDWITSTDHKTIGYMYLIASFFFFCVGGVMALIIRLELFDPGMQIIETKEQYNQLFTMHGTLMLLMFATPLFSGFANVIMPLQIGAPDVAFPRLNAFAFWMYLFGSLIAISGFLTPQGAASFGWTAYAPLSNTTFTPGAGGNLWVLGLALQGIGTILGSVNFITTVITMRAPGMTMFRMPIFTWNTLITGILVLMAFQPLAAALLVLGADRILGSHVFSPGNGGPVLWQHLFWFFGHPEVYVIALPFFGIVTEIFPVFSRKPVFGYKELVFATIAIAALSVTVWAHHMYVTGVVALPFFAFMTMLIAIPTGVKFFNWVGTMWRGSITFETPMVWSIGFLVTFLFGGLTGVILASPALDQQVSDTYFVVAHFHYVIFGTVVFAMFAGFYFWWPKWTGKMLNEKLGHIHFWMLFIGFHGTFLVQHWLGVDGMPRRYADYLPQDGFTWMNQVSTVGAMLLGLSMVPFFWNVWITARNAPKVTVDDPWGYGGSLEWATSCPPPRHNFTSLPRIRSERPAFDVNHPELLEYAGHGTTEPQLAGGNVK; encoded by the coding sequence ATGACCGCAACGATGAACCAGTCGGTCCTTGACGCCCCTGTTGTTCCGCGGAGCAAGGGCAAGATCATCGTCGACTGGATCACGTCGACTGACCATAAGACGATCGGGTACATGTACCTGATCGCCTCGTTCTTCTTCTTCTGCGTCGGCGGCGTCATGGCGCTCATCATCCGTCTCGAGCTCTTCGATCCCGGTATGCAGATCATTGAGACGAAGGAACAGTACAACCAGCTGTTCACGATGCACGGCACCTTGATGCTGCTGATGTTCGCGACACCACTCTTCTCGGGCTTCGCCAACGTCATCATGCCCCTGCAGATCGGTGCTCCCGACGTGGCGTTCCCACGTCTGAACGCGTTTGCCTTCTGGATGTACCTCTTCGGTTCGCTGATCGCCATCTCCGGCTTCCTCACCCCCCAGGGTGCAGCCTCGTTCGGATGGACTGCGTACGCGCCGCTGAGCAACACCACGTTCACTCCAGGCGCTGGCGGCAACCTCTGGGTTCTCGGCTTGGCGTTGCAGGGAATCGGCACGATTCTCGGCTCTGTCAACTTCATCACCACCGTCATCACGATGCGTGCTCCTGGTATGACCATGTTCCGCATGCCGATCTTCACCTGGAACACACTCATCACCGGAATTCTGGTCCTCATGGCCTTCCAGCCTCTGGCAGCAGCTCTTCTGGTGTTGGGCGCTGACCGAATATTGGGATCCCATGTCTTCAGTCCCGGCAACGGGGGACCAGTCCTGTGGCAGCACTTGTTCTGGTTCTTCGGTCACCCCGAGGTTTATGTCATCGCATTGCCGTTCTTCGGCATCGTGACCGAGATCTTCCCTGTCTTCAGCCGTAAGCCTGTCTTCGGTTACAAGGAACTGGTCTTCGCAACGATTGCGATTGCAGCGCTGTCGGTGACTGTGTGGGCCCACCACATGTACGTCACCGGTGTTGTCGCCCTCCCCTTCTTTGCGTTCATGACGATGCTCATCGCGATTCCCACGGGTGTGAAGTTCTTCAACTGGGTGGGCACGATGTGGCGTGGGTCGATCACCTTCGAGACTCCGATGGTCTGGTCCATCGGGTTCCTCGTCACATTCCTCTTCGGTGGTCTCACCGGTGTCATCCTGGCCAGCCCTGCCCTTGACCAGCAGGTCTCGGACACCTACTTCGTCGTCGCCCACTTCCACTACGTGATCTTCGGCACGGTTGTCTTCGCGATGTTCGCCGGCTTCTACTTCTGGTGGCCGAAGTGGACCGGGAAGATGCTCAACGAGAAGTTGGGACACATCCACTTCTGGATGCTGTTCATCGGCTTCCACGGCACGTTCCTCGTCCAGCACTGGCTGGGAGTCGACGGTATGCCACGTCGCTACGCGGACTACCTTCCCCAGGATGGCTTCACGTGGATGAACCAGGTGTCCACTGTCGGTGCGATGCTGCTGGGTCTGTCGATGGTTCCGTTCTTCTGGAACGTGTGGATCACCGCCCGCAATGCGCCGAAGGTCACGGTCGATGATCCGTGGGGTTATGGCGGTTCGCTGGAGTGGGCGACTTCCTGCCCACCCCCGCGCCACAACTTCACTTCGTTGCCTCGCATCCGTTCAGAGCGTCCGGCCTTTGATGTGAACCATCCGGAGCTGCTCGAATACGCCGGGCACGGCACCACTGAACCGCAACTCGCCGGAGGTAACGTCAAGTGA
- a CDS encoding cytochrome c oxidase subunit 4, which yields MKSSITLFLVNAVFFVIVAVVYGFFTDFTEMVGFPALLLTGVMSGMIGVYLWLTDRRVGRQPQDSEQAEISDADADYGFFSPWSWWPIACAGSAAVAFYGIAMGWWIFPFGAVLGLVSLVGLSYEHDRGDHAH from the coding sequence GTGAAGTCGTCGATCACGCTTTTCCTGGTCAACGCAGTGTTCTTCGTCATTGTGGCTGTTGTCTACGGCTTCTTCACGGATTTCACTGAGATGGTCGGATTCCCTGCCCTGCTTCTCACCGGAGTCATGTCCGGCATGATCGGTGTCTACCTGTGGCTGACCGACCGTCGGGTCGGACGTCAGCCACAGGATTCCGAGCAGGCAGAGATCTCCGATGCCGACGCAGACTACGGTTTCTTCAGCCCATGGAGCTGGTGGCCGATCGCCTGCGCCGGGTCGGCCGCTGTGGCCTTCTACGGAATCGCCATGGGCTGGTGGATCTTCCCCTTCGGTGCCGTACTCGGACTCGTCTCTCTCGTCGGACTTTCGTACGAACACGATCGTGGGGACCACGCCCACTGA
- a CDS encoding IS3 family transposase: MRALSGTAARIAVSSYYAYKLRQPSARAVRDRELKTAIRDVYEANYSCYGVRKMWKAINREYADRFGNIARCTIERLMHQLGIDGVRRRRKRPKTASARAEECPEDLVEREFTAEGPNCLWVADITYIPTQAGWVYTTFILDVFHREIVGWQVTNHMRESLARDALTMALAAKFRAGEDVSGLVHHSDRGVQFRSIRYGETLAESEIVASVGSRGDSYDNAMAEALNSVYKAELIDRREWSGLIEVMAATSKWIGWYNRQRLHSAIGYRPPFEVQAEWTNQGATASVAA, from the coding sequence GTGCGCGCCCTTTCAGGGACTGCTGCACGGATTGCTGTGAGCTCGTATTACGCGTACAAATTACGCCAGCCTTCAGCCCGTGCTGTCCGGGACCGGGAGCTCAAGACCGCCATCCGGGACGTCTACGAGGCGAACTATTCCTGTTACGGGGTGCGGAAGATGTGGAAGGCGATCAACCGCGAGTATGCGGACCGGTTCGGGAATATCGCTCGGTGCACGATCGAGCGGTTGATGCACCAGCTGGGCATTGACGGGGTTCGTCGTCGGCGGAAGCGTCCGAAGACAGCCTCGGCCAGGGCCGAGGAGTGCCCGGAGGATCTCGTCGAACGCGAGTTCACAGCTGAGGGTCCGAACTGTCTCTGGGTCGCCGACATCACCTATATTCCAACCCAGGCTGGGTGGGTATACACAACGTTCATTCTCGACGTCTTCCACCGCGAGATCGTGGGCTGGCAGGTGACGAATCATATGCGTGAGTCGCTGGCCAGGGACGCGTTGACGATGGCTCTGGCAGCGAAGTTCCGGGCCGGCGAAGACGTGTCCGGGCTTGTCCACCACTCGGATCGCGGAGTCCAATTCAGGTCGATTCGCTATGGCGAGACTCTGGCAGAATCCGAGATCGTGGCGTCGGTGGGGTCACGCGGGGACTCATACGATAATGCCATGGCTGAAGCACTGAATTCAGTCTACAAAGCGGAACTGATCGACCGTCGCGAATGGTCGGGGTTGATCGAGGTGATGGCAGCGACATCGAAATGGATCGGGTGGTACAACCGGCAACGACTGCATTCGGCGATCGGATATCGACCTCCGTTCGAGGTCCAAGCTGAGTGGACCAACCAGGGTGCGACCGCGAGCGTAGCTGCATAG